In the genome of Methanopyrus kandleri AV19, one region contains:
- a CDS encoding SAM hydrolase/SAM-dependent halogenase family protein, with protein sequence MRLITLTTDFGLGSPYPAQVKAVILRIAAPGVDIVDVTHEVPAQDVVAGSYVMSVACPWFPPGSVHVGVVDPGVGTERRAVLLEAERGDFLVGPDNGLLIPLAEELGGIVRAFRILEDEVSDWEVSATFHGRDVFAPAAARVASGESPERFCEPLDPEELVEPPIAEPEVDDGHVRAQVWFVDDFGNIITNVLYDEVDLPETVTIRVSGESFEARHVHTYGEADSGDLVVLRSSSDHLEIAVVEGSAAELLGVSTADRLEILY encoded by the coding sequence TTGCGTCTGATCACGTTGACCACGGACTTCGGGCTCGGTTCTCCGTATCCGGCCCAGGTTAAAGCTGTGATTCTCAGAATCGCGGCCCCAGGCGTCGATATCGTCGACGTAACCCACGAAGTCCCGGCACAGGACGTGGTGGCTGGTTCCTACGTGATGTCAGTCGCGTGTCCGTGGTTTCCACCGGGGTCCGTCCACGTGGGTGTGGTGGATCCCGGAGTGGGGACCGAGCGTAGGGCCGTCCTACTGGAGGCGGAGCGCGGGGACTTCTTGGTGGGACCGGACAACGGCCTCCTGATACCTCTCGCCGAAGAGCTCGGTGGAATCGTCCGGGCCTTTCGTATCCTCGAGGACGAAGTCTCGGACTGGGAAGTCTCCGCTACCTTCCACGGACGCGACGTATTCGCCCCAGCCGCCGCGCGAGTGGCGTCAGGTGAGAGTCCGGAGAGGTTCTGTGAACCCCTAGACCCAGAGGAACTAGTCGAGCCACCGATCGCCGAACCTGAAGTGGACGACGGCCACGTGCGTGCCCAGGTGTGGTTCGTGGATGACTTCGGGAACATCATCACGAACGTCCTGTACGACGAGGTGGACCTGCCCGAGACCGTGACGATCCGCGTCTCCGGGGAATCCTTCGAGGCTAGGCACGTCCACACGTATGGGGAGGCGGACTCCGGTGATCTGGTTGTCCTACGGTCTTCCTCCGACCACCTGGAAATCGCGGTCGTAGAGGGGAGCGCTGCCGAACTGCTCGGCGTCTCGACGGCCGACCGGCTCGAGATTCTCTACTGA
- a CDS encoding methyl-coenzyme M reductase-associated protein Mmp3, translating into MRVYVDGEPVDVPEEATVRDALEAAGVSVPEDVTIAVFKGEQKVERETDRLRIMLETGDEELSLTVAVEDERMSEVCEELPGASVSWTTRDEVGLGPVDVSDLEFHTRRGVEVPPYTAILILPTNDPSEAYFLITKRRMAVEYICTDIHGRVTAGRELVDELRGGERVTHVEPVVERATERVVSRVTLDDGLEAGDRIITRVEIELEKNAPVSAEHLLNTLEMEEGRLRIKFRTDTFTSIEPRPFYDLPEENVDMRERGVVTVRNRGVDEGVVYVYRRDRTPVESHNVVGRVRRGMELLDVVAEGDRVLVETDPPRVNFVGLTVDEARELAEEFDVELEVNGDGDVVVDQEPRETLNVLKERKVRVEVVPEDEVIEIELYEDDAPRSVEYFRRVTKMLDRPVGRLKVHFAYADLGMIVFEGNEKLGKKLPPENNPKDRVEAGVLGVTNQAKPHAGLIGVRLEDSEEYGPTGETFEGTNVIGRVVEGLGRLREMDQSDMGRTVYVREVRGER; encoded by the coding sequence TTGAGAGTATACGTCGACGGGGAGCCTGTTGACGTACCCGAGGAGGCGACTGTTCGCGATGCGCTCGAGGCAGCGGGAGTCAGTGTGCCCGAAGACGTCACGATCGCCGTATTCAAAGGTGAACAGAAGGTCGAGCGCGAGACCGATAGGCTTCGGATAATGCTCGAGACAGGCGACGAAGAACTTTCGCTAACGGTGGCCGTCGAAGACGAGCGAATGAGTGAGGTTTGTGAGGAATTGCCCGGAGCCTCCGTCTCCTGGACGACCCGTGACGAGGTGGGATTGGGTCCGGTGGACGTTTCTGATCTCGAGTTCCACACACGTCGGGGTGTCGAAGTCCCTCCGTACACGGCGATCCTGATCCTGCCCACCAACGATCCCTCCGAGGCCTACTTCCTGATCACCAAGCGCCGGATGGCCGTCGAGTACATCTGTACCGACATTCATGGCCGTGTAACGGCTGGTCGGGAGCTGGTCGACGAGCTCCGTGGTGGAGAGCGCGTGACACACGTGGAGCCCGTGGTTGAGCGCGCCACCGAACGTGTCGTCTCAAGGGTCACCCTTGACGACGGACTCGAGGCCGGTGACCGGATCATTACCAGGGTGGAGATAGAACTCGAGAAGAACGCGCCGGTCAGTGCCGAGCACCTGCTCAACACGCTGGAGATGGAAGAGGGTCGGTTGCGGATTAAGTTCAGGACGGACACGTTCACATCGATCGAGCCACGTCCGTTCTACGATTTGCCCGAGGAGAACGTCGACATGCGTGAACGTGGCGTCGTGACCGTACGCAATCGAGGCGTCGACGAAGGCGTCGTATACGTGTACCGCCGTGACCGGACTCCCGTCGAGAGCCACAACGTCGTAGGTAGGGTTCGCCGGGGGATGGAGCTCCTCGACGTGGTGGCCGAGGGCGATCGAGTCCTGGTGGAAACCGATCCTCCCCGGGTGAACTTCGTCGGGCTGACCGTCGACGAAGCCAGGGAGCTGGCGGAAGAGTTCGACGTCGAGCTCGAAGTGAACGGTGATGGCGACGTTGTGGTCGATCAGGAGCCTAGGGAGACTCTGAACGTACTCAAGGAGAGGAAAGTCCGGGTCGAAGTAGTTCCTGAGGACGAAGTTATCGAAATAGAGCTCTACGAGGACGACGCTCCGCGCTCCGTCGAGTACTTCAGGCGAGTCACGAAGATGTTGGACAGACCGGTAGGCCGTCTCAAAGTTCACTTCGCTTACGCAGACTTGGGAATGATCGTGTTCGAAGGGAACGAGAAGCTCGGAAAGAAGCTTCCACCCGAGAACAACCCGAAGGATCGAGTTGAGGCCGGTGTCCTGGGGGTCACGAATCAAGCCAAACCTCACGCGGGTCTCATCGGAGTTCGGCTCGAGGACAGCGAGGAATACGGTCCTACGGGCGAGACCTTCGAAGGTACGAACGTCATCGGCCGCGTTGTGGAAGGACTCGGCCGCCTCCGCGAGATGGACCAGTCCGACATGGGTCGTACCGTCTACGTTCGGGAGGTGAGGGGCGAGCGATGA
- a CDS encoding methyl-coenzyme M reductase glutamine C-methyltransferase: MKVLVISPEYYTYGAIVVAGVCEEHGHSTILRRSPDPEALKRADVLILSLHTTLHLLDEDILEIARQAHEFGKPVIVGGPVSQVPELVLERFPNAIVAKGEAETGLPPLLQTLEDEGDFEDVEGIALLRDGEIVDTGWPPPADLDGPSPLKVPRDLGRQDVRGANVYIETHRGCPGACTFCQVPEFFGRRVRWKPVEAVLEEVRELTRGGARRFAISGGTVTTYGDDEEDFVELLKRLADLLGRENVSAPDVRADLLNERLLEAIRDYTIGWIFLGIESGSDRILRAMRKGITVDDVCEAVELARTVGVRVAGSFIVGYPGETEDDLEATEELLTELNLDDVFINLAEPIPGTELGRLVTELPEEEIPVLRPGEQLETEAGDRALQLQLTAFTTLSRPVPLTDDVFHEALHNIREDERKVLRITRFLRGAQGCTG, encoded by the coding sequence ATGAAGGTCCTGGTCATCTCCCCAGAGTATTACACCTACGGAGCCATAGTAGTCGCGGGAGTTTGCGAGGAACACGGTCATAGCACTATCCTCCGACGTTCACCCGATCCGGAGGCCCTCAAGCGGGCGGACGTGCTGATACTATCCCTCCACACCACCCTACACCTCCTCGATGAGGATATCCTCGAGATAGCTCGCCAGGCCCACGAGTTCGGTAAACCTGTGATCGTCGGCGGACCAGTTTCTCAAGTTCCGGAGCTCGTTTTAGAGAGGTTTCCCAACGCGATCGTGGCTAAAGGTGAGGCGGAGACGGGGCTTCCTCCGCTCCTCCAGACCTTGGAGGACGAAGGAGACTTCGAAGACGTCGAGGGAATCGCGCTCCTGAGGGACGGTGAAATCGTCGACACCGGCTGGCCTCCACCCGCCGATCTAGATGGACCCAGCCCACTCAAGGTTCCGCGCGACCTCGGTCGGCAAGACGTCCGCGGAGCGAACGTGTACATAGAGACGCATCGCGGCTGCCCGGGTGCGTGTACCTTCTGCCAGGTTCCGGAGTTCTTCGGACGCCGTGTCCGCTGGAAGCCCGTAGAGGCGGTTCTCGAGGAAGTCAGGGAGCTTACGCGAGGTGGTGCCCGTCGCTTCGCGATCTCCGGGGGGACCGTCACGACCTACGGCGACGACGAGGAAGATTTCGTCGAGCTCCTCAAACGCCTCGCGGACCTCCTCGGTCGCGAGAACGTTTCCGCTCCCGACGTTCGTGCCGATCTCCTGAACGAGCGCCTCCTCGAGGCTATCCGCGATTACACGATCGGTTGGATCTTCCTCGGGATCGAGAGCGGTAGTGATAGGATCCTCCGTGCCATGCGCAAGGGCATCACCGTCGACGACGTCTGCGAAGCCGTCGAACTGGCCCGGACAGTCGGCGTCCGTGTCGCCGGCTCGTTCATCGTCGGTTATCCGGGCGAGACCGAGGACGATCTTGAAGCTACCGAGGAGTTACTCACCGAGCTGAACCTCGACGACGTGTTCATCAACCTCGCCGAGCCCATCCCCGGTACCGAGCTCGGCCGCCTCGTTACCGAGCTTCCCGAGGAGGAGATTCCCGTCCTCCGGCCGGGCGAGCAGCTCGAGACCGAGGCTGGCGACCGCGCCCTCCAGCTTCAGCTCACAGCCTTCACGACCCTTAGTCGCCCAGTTCCTCTCACGGACGACGTGTTTCACGAGGCCCTCCACAACATTCGCGAGGACGAGCGCAAGGTTCTCCGGATAACCCGGTTCCTACGCGGTGCCCAGGGGTGTACCGGATGA
- a CDS encoding Coenzyme F420 hydrogenase/dehydrogenase, beta subunit C-terminal domain, protein MTEEFEWKLTEEVVEPGACALCGTCVAICPGGIIELTDEGPRLTEECARKGTGNCHTVCPRVDTAAYHLGLRIAGRDYEPLTGGYRRAVGAVAADSDLRELGQDGGAVTALARYALEEGLADAVVGVTAGSAWKPCVTVVEDPEKVKDLAGSKYTRVGLVEALAEAADRGIERVLAIGLPCQVNGLAKIQHFEIVAKGARALRNIDGSPAEKLPEVVATIGLFCTKNFEYEGLVKLLREKGVDIEDVERFDITSGKLRVEISGGETKEYDVKEFEEAIPEGCRICNDFTARLADVSVGSVGTPEGVTTLLIRSETGEELVEGAVEAGYLRLRDAVNGSDVRRLAKLKCDWAMKEAKNRLKEGRKVPPFWVGDYGGVITRADGTFAVRLKVGPGGWVDDPDIFRAISGFLEEGYRAKFTDRQQLEIHGIPATEIPEVVERLRETGLNTGSEGPLVRTIMACPGKDNCSSGILNTEELARKLEEELAEEPTPYKFKIALSGCTNSCVRPQHHDLGFAGAVRPGVDPEKCTGCGQCVDACKVDAIRIITVGGQAAVADTDYKRCVYCGKCINVCPEEARYAEKEGIIVWIGGKGGREPVEGARLDVFADPDSIPTIAHTVIETYRELAEEPQKERLADTIRKHGLRQFTEAIRRVLSQ, encoded by the coding sequence TTGACAGAAGAATTCGAGTGGAAACTTACCGAGGAAGTCGTCGAGCCCGGGGCCTGTGCACTATGCGGCACTTGTGTCGCGATCTGCCCGGGCGGGATAATCGAGCTCACGGACGAGGGCCCGCGACTCACTGAGGAGTGCGCCCGGAAGGGAACAGGTAACTGTCACACTGTGTGCCCGCGTGTCGACACCGCAGCCTACCATCTCGGGCTACGTATCGCAGGCCGCGACTACGAACCTCTCACAGGCGGTTACCGGCGTGCAGTAGGGGCTGTCGCCGCCGATTCCGACCTCCGAGAACTCGGTCAAGATGGAGGCGCCGTTACGGCACTAGCCCGATACGCCCTCGAAGAAGGTCTCGCCGATGCCGTCGTCGGAGTGACCGCCGGCTCCGCTTGGAAGCCGTGTGTTACCGTCGTAGAAGATCCCGAAAAGGTGAAGGACCTGGCCGGATCCAAGTACACACGCGTTGGACTGGTTGAGGCTCTGGCTGAAGCCGCGGATCGTGGTATTGAGCGTGTGCTCGCGATAGGTCTCCCCTGCCAGGTGAATGGGCTCGCAAAGATTCAGCACTTCGAGATAGTAGCTAAAGGCGCACGGGCCTTGCGCAACATCGACGGGAGTCCGGCCGAGAAGCTCCCGGAAGTCGTAGCCACTATCGGACTATTCTGTACCAAAAACTTCGAGTACGAAGGCCTTGTGAAGCTCCTGAGAGAGAAAGGTGTCGATATCGAGGACGTGGAGCGATTCGATATCACTTCAGGAAAGCTCCGCGTCGAGATATCAGGCGGTGAAACTAAGGAGTACGATGTGAAGGAGTTTGAAGAGGCGATCCCCGAAGGCTGCCGTATCTGTAACGACTTCACCGCCAGACTAGCCGACGTCTCCGTCGGCTCCGTAGGAACTCCCGAAGGAGTTACCACCCTCCTCATCCGCAGCGAGACCGGTGAAGAACTCGTTGAAGGTGCTGTCGAGGCCGGGTATCTACGGCTTCGAGATGCCGTTAACGGGTCGGATGTGCGAAGGCTCGCAAAGCTCAAGTGCGACTGGGCCATGAAAGAGGCGAAGAATCGGCTGAAAGAGGGGCGGAAAGTTCCACCGTTTTGGGTCGGAGACTACGGAGGAGTCATCACCCGGGCGGACGGTACCTTTGCGGTCAGGCTAAAGGTCGGTCCAGGTGGCTGGGTCGACGATCCCGACATCTTCCGGGCGATTTCGGGGTTCCTCGAAGAAGGTTACAGGGCCAAGTTCACCGACCGGCAGCAGCTCGAGATCCATGGTATCCCAGCTACAGAGATACCCGAAGTCGTGGAACGGCTCCGAGAGACCGGACTGAACACGGGGTCCGAGGGTCCCCTCGTCCGAACGATCATGGCATGCCCGGGGAAGGACAACTGCTCTTCGGGCATTTTGAACACCGAAGAGCTCGCCAGAAAGCTAGAGGAAGAACTAGCGGAAGAGCCCACCCCGTATAAGTTCAAGATCGCGCTATCCGGATGCACGAACAGCTGCGTTCGACCTCAACACCATGACCTCGGTTTCGCCGGCGCCGTGAGGCCCGGAGTGGACCCGGAGAAGTGCACTGGATGCGGTCAGTGTGTGGATGCCTGTAAGGTCGACGCGATCCGAATCATCACTGTGGGAGGACAGGCGGCGGTGGCGGACACCGATTACAAGCGTTGCGTCTACTGTGGCAAGTGTATCAACGTCTGTCCGGAGGAAGCCAGGTACGCCGAGAAGGAGGGCATCATCGTCTGGATCGGGGGTAAAGGAGGGCGAGAACCCGTCGAAGGAGCCAGGTTGGACGTTTTCGCCGACCCTGACAGCATACCTACGATCGCTCACACCGTGATCGAAACGTATCGGGAACTGGCGGAAGAACCGCAGAAAGAGCGGTTGGCCGACACGATCCGCAAACACGGACTTCGACAGTTCACAGAGGCGATCCGGCGGGTCCTCTCCCAATAA
- a CDS encoding NAD(P)H-hydrate dehydratase translates to MFITSKEMRRIELNSRWLGFEEDFMMENAGAGVARVVIGEYSPNDVLVVCGTGGNGGDGFVTARHLDSEGVDVDVLLVGRREAIKNEAAELNLRRLDRAGIPVQEVRDSEDLESVDFERDVVVDALLGFGIRGRLREPVRSAVLRINEASRAGTRVVSIDIPTGLDPDSGETPDVAVEADLVVSIHRHKRGVRKLRDVFLRRVNAGIPEIAERICGPGDLITSDIWRRDPWSHKGQHGRVLIIGGSRKYVGAPQLAARGALRAGVDLVFLLTVDAVPKNDPNVIYRAVPAERLEPEHLDEVDLEGVDTVVVGPGLGADADSVGILRELAESFDGMIIVDADGLRGISGVNVDDRFVLTPHAGEFRREFGEELGRSLEDRSEAVRRVSEELGCTILLKGRVDVIGSPDGEIRWNVTGTPAMTVGGTGDVLAGVVAGVAARCREGFEAACIGAFVVGSAGCLAERRLSQGLTAEDVAEYVPKVLRNPWAAEPEAVTEVRRD, encoded by the coding sequence GTGTTCATCACCTCGAAGGAAATGAGGAGGATCGAGCTCAACTCGCGGTGGCTGGGCTTTGAAGAGGACTTCATGATGGAGAACGCCGGAGCCGGCGTGGCTAGGGTAGTGATCGGGGAATACTCCCCAAACGACGTCTTGGTCGTCTGTGGTACAGGTGGAAACGGTGGGGACGGGTTCGTCACCGCCCGCCACCTGGACTCCGAGGGAGTGGACGTCGATGTGCTCCTCGTGGGACGGCGTGAGGCCATCAAGAACGAGGCGGCCGAGTTGAACCTCAGGAGGCTGGACCGCGCGGGGATCCCCGTCCAGGAGGTCCGAGATTCGGAAGATCTCGAGAGCGTCGATTTCGAGCGGGACGTAGTCGTCGACGCGCTCCTCGGGTTCGGGATCCGAGGACGGCTGCGCGAACCCGTGAGATCGGCGGTCCTTCGGATCAACGAGGCCTCACGTGCGGGGACGCGAGTGGTCTCCATCGACATTCCTACAGGGCTCGATCCCGACAGCGGAGAGACACCGGACGTCGCCGTCGAAGCGGACCTGGTAGTGTCGATACATCGACATAAACGTGGCGTTCGGAAGCTACGAGACGTGTTCCTCCGGAGGGTGAACGCGGGGATCCCCGAGATAGCCGAGCGGATCTGCGGTCCGGGCGACCTCATCACCTCGGATATCTGGCGGCGCGATCCCTGGTCGCATAAGGGCCAGCACGGCCGCGTACTGATCATAGGCGGCTCGCGGAAGTACGTTGGAGCGCCACAGCTGGCCGCACGAGGCGCGCTCAGGGCCGGTGTGGACCTCGTCTTCCTGCTAACCGTCGACGCGGTGCCCAAGAACGACCCGAACGTTATCTACAGAGCGGTCCCCGCGGAGCGGCTCGAGCCAGAGCACCTGGATGAAGTTGACCTCGAGGGCGTGGACACTGTAGTAGTCGGGCCCGGACTCGGCGCAGACGCGGACTCCGTCGGAATCCTGAGAGAGCTGGCGGAGTCCTTCGACGGGATGATTATCGTCGACGCCGACGGACTGCGAGGAATCTCGGGGGTAAACGTGGACGATAGGTTCGTTCTAACGCCACATGCGGGGGAGTTCAGGAGGGAGTTCGGGGAGGAGCTGGGGAGATCTCTCGAGGATCGTTCGGAAGCCGTCCGGCGGGTTTCGGAGGAACTCGGATGCACCATCCTACTGAAAGGTAGAGTTGACGTCATCGGGTCCCCCGACGGCGAGATCAGATGGAACGTCACGGGAACCCCGGCGATGACCGTAGGAGGCACGGGTGACGTACTCGCCGGGGTCGTCGCCGGAGTCGCAGCCCGGTGTAGGGAAGGGTTCGAAGCCGCGTGTATCGGGGCGTTCGTAGTGGGTAGCGCCGGATGCTTGGCGGAGCGGAGGTTATCCCAGGGACTCACGGCGGAAGACGTCGCTGAGTATGTTCCGAAGGTCCTCAGAAACCCGTGGGCGGCTGAGCCCGAGGCCGTAACAGAGGTGCGACGGGATTAA
- a CDS encoding prephenate dehydrogenase, translated as MRIAILGGTGAMGRLIARELRDDGHEVVITGSNPHTAERVARELDVEAAPTNVDAAKDADVVVVSVPISVTEDVIREVAPHVPEGSLLTDVTSVKVRPVRAMLEHAPEDVYVLGTHPLFGPTVPSLRGQTVILTPTERSGPWTRRVRRYLERKGARVVETTPEEHDRTMAVVQCLTHAVLLAAGAAIGRFLPSLELDIEEVASPVYRLLMDVVGRIAGQDPRLYAEIQAFNPYGDEAREELLRALRRFHEHAHDHNALTEYIAESRERLGRELDLEACQRRTDKLLSYLADELRILQEGIEAILLDVYTNEALEGEVTGDRDTIRLDGRELPRDRYKILPRCPKELAHFDGEVTVLELRTGADPGDVAAVVDALGRNLRALRAERRGERVRVEVEYTGKESLEGLLRKLRALGLEVRVAR; from the coding sequence ATGAGGATCGCGATACTCGGCGGTACCGGCGCCATGGGCCGTCTTATCGCCCGCGAGCTCCGTGACGACGGTCATGAGGTAGTTATCACTGGTTCTAACCCTCACACCGCCGAACGCGTCGCCCGCGAGCTCGACGTCGAGGCTGCTCCGACCAACGTCGATGCCGCCAAAGATGCCGACGTTGTGGTGGTTTCCGTCCCCATCTCCGTGACTGAAGACGTCATCCGTGAGGTCGCACCACACGTTCCTGAGGGTTCCCTCCTCACCGACGTGACCTCCGTCAAGGTTCGTCCCGTTCGCGCTATGCTCGAGCACGCTCCCGAGGATGTGTACGTCCTCGGAACTCACCCCCTCTTCGGCCCCACGGTCCCCAGTCTCCGCGGTCAGACCGTCATCCTCACGCCCACGGAGCGTAGTGGTCCCTGGACTCGCCGCGTTCGTCGTTATCTCGAGCGGAAAGGCGCTCGAGTCGTTGAGACCACCCCGGAGGAACACGATCGCACTATGGCCGTCGTTCAGTGCCTCACCCATGCTGTCCTCCTCGCTGCAGGCGCCGCCATAGGCCGTTTCCTCCCAAGTCTCGAGCTCGACATCGAAGAGGTCGCCAGCCCCGTGTATCGCCTACTCATGGACGTCGTGGGTCGTATCGCCGGGCAGGATCCACGTCTTTACGCCGAGATCCAAGCCTTCAACCCCTACGGTGACGAAGCCCGTGAAGAGCTCCTCCGCGCCCTCAGACGCTTCCACGAGCACGCCCACGACCATAACGCCCTTACCGAGTACATAGCGGAGAGCCGGGAGAGACTCGGCCGAGAGCTCGATCTCGAAGCCTGTCAGCGTCGTACCGACAAACTCCTGTCGTACCTGGCCGACGAACTCAGGATCCTACAGGAGGGAATCGAGGCCATCCTCCTCGACGTGTACACGAACGAGGCCCTTGAGGGTGAGGTTACGGGTGATCGGGATACAATCCGATTAGACGGCCGTGAACTACCCCGAGACCGTTACAAGATCCTCCCAAGGTGTCCCAAAGAGCTTGCACACTTCGACGGTGAAGTTACAGTTCTAGAGTTGCGTACAGGTGCGGATCCCGGGGACGTCGCGGCCGTAGTGGACGCTCTCGGCCGTAACTTGCGTGCACTACGGGCCGAGCGTCGGGGCGAACGTGTACGCGTTGAAGTCGAATACACCGGCAAGGAATCGCTCGAGGGATTACTCCGAAAGCTACGCGCCCTGGGACTGGAAGTGCGGGTTGCTCGATGA
- a CDS encoding helix-turn-helix domain-containing protein: protein MLADVPFVTVRRLNVTVRDVLRCVLGLRDVEVDTYFALLERGEATVYDLAEELDRDRTTVQKALKSLVYAGLVTRRKETRPRGGFVYVYKAVPFEEARKIVLRALDEWYEAVKDALERADVPRSGPE, encoded by the coding sequence ATGCTCGCAGACGTTCCCTTCGTCACCGTCCGAAGGCTCAACGTTACGGTCCGGGACGTACTTAGATGCGTGCTCGGGCTTCGGGACGTCGAGGTAGACACGTACTTTGCATTGCTCGAGCGCGGTGAAGCCACGGTATACGATCTGGCGGAGGAACTAGATCGCGACCGTACGACGGTCCAAAAAGCGCTGAAAAGCCTGGTATACGCGGGTTTAGTCACGCGTCGCAAGGAAACCCGGCCGCGCGGTGGGTTCGTGTACGTGTACAAGGCGGTACCCTTTGAGGAGGCGCGGAAAATAGTCCTTAGGGCGCTCGACGAATGGTACGAGGCAGTAAAGGATGCTTTGGAGCGTGCGGATGTTCCGAGGTCCGGCCCGGAGTGA
- a CDS encoding tRNA (cytidine(56)-2'-O)-methyltransferase, protein MELEPRTVVLRLGHRRERDKRITTHVCLTARAFGAAGVLISGDHDESVIESVEDVVERWGGPFTVQWVGNWRRVIKDWKRSGGSVVHLTMYGLHIDDVIGELRGENELLVIVGAGKVPAEVFELSDYNVAIGHQPHSEVAALAVFLDRLYEGKELHREFERARLRVVPSEKGKKVERL, encoded by the coding sequence TTGGAACTTGAGCCGAGGACGGTAGTTCTCAGGCTGGGACATCGGCGCGAGCGGGACAAGCGGATCACGACGCACGTATGTCTGACGGCTCGAGCGTTCGGAGCCGCCGGTGTGCTGATCTCGGGTGACCATGATGAATCGGTGATCGAGTCCGTCGAGGACGTCGTCGAGCGATGGGGCGGCCCCTTCACCGTGCAGTGGGTGGGGAATTGGAGACGTGTGATCAAAGATTGGAAACGTTCGGGTGGATCCGTAGTTCACCTCACGATGTACGGTTTGCATATAGACGACGTGATCGGAGAGTTGCGAGGGGAGAATGAACTGCTCGTGATCGTAGGCGCCGGCAAGGTCCCTGCCGAGGTCTTCGAGCTTTCGGACTACAACGTCGCCATAGGCCATCAACCCCACTCCGAGGTGGCCGCGCTCGCCGTCTTTCTCGACCGACTCTACGAGGGCAAGGAACTTCATCGGGAGTTCGAGCGGGCTAGGTTGAGGGTCGTACCCTCGGAGAAAGGGAAGAAGGTGGAGCGACTATGA
- a CDS encoding metallophosphoesterase family protein translates to MTVEIAVISDVHSNLEALKRVLREVRSADMLVCCGDIVGYGPRPVECVDIVREWCDRCVMGNHDYGVVTGDVAYFNIAARIAVEWTRRQLDEDRREFLAKLPKTERFEVEGVSIFLVHGSPRDPIWEYVFPHTPRQLLEKLVDKAGTDVLIMGHTHVPMYDEVNGSYVLNPGSVGQPRDGDPRAAFGILEVSNGRIVSWDVHRVAYNVDRTAREIEERGLPEELGARLYRGV, encoded by the coding sequence ATGACGGTGGAGATCGCCGTGATATCGGACGTTCATTCGAACCTCGAGGCGCTGAAGCGGGTGCTGCGGGAAGTACGATCGGCCGACATGTTGGTGTGCTGCGGCGATATCGTGGGCTACGGTCCCCGACCCGTCGAGTGCGTGGACATCGTCCGCGAGTGGTGTGACCGGTGCGTGATGGGTAACCACGACTACGGCGTCGTCACCGGAGATGTCGCTTACTTCAACATCGCCGCGCGGATAGCCGTAGAGTGGACTCGGCGCCAGCTAGACGAGGACAGGCGGGAGTTTCTGGCGAAGTTGCCGAAGACCGAGCGGTTCGAGGTGGAAGGGGTTTCGATCTTCCTGGTACACGGGAGTCCCAGGGATCCGATATGGGAGTACGTGTTTCCACACACTCCCAGGCAGCTGCTGGAGAAACTGGTCGATAAGGCGGGTACGGACGTTCTCATCATGGGTCACACACACGTGCCCATGTACGACGAGGTTAACGGTTCTTACGTCCTCAACCCCGGTAGCGTAGGTCAGCCCAGGGACGGTGACCCGAGGGCGGCATTCGGTATCCTCGAAGTCTCTAACGGCAGGATAGTCTCATGGGACGTACACAGGGTAGCCTACAACGTCGATCGGACCGCCCGCGAGATCGAAGAGCGCGGTCTGCCGGAGGAGCTGGGAGCGCGGCTGTACCGTGGAGTTTAG
- a CDS encoding oxidoreductase related to nitrite reductase: protein MIQSPDGTYVVRLALPPGFVKAEILRTVAELAERYASGEVHITVRQGLEIPEVPPSKLDDLLRKLRELGLEPGSTGPRVRQVTCCPGTRTCANALTDPVPLARKLHEEFLDVWVPAKVKIAVSGCPRGCTRPSENDLGLVAVGGDEWELLVGGYRVARLPEQDVIDAVELTLEWYASEAPPGTRLHRFVTDRVSELRDVLERL, encoded by the coding sequence GTGATTCAATCCCCTGACGGCACGTACGTGGTGAGGCTGGCACTTCCGCCGGGATTCGTCAAGGCTGAGATACTGAGGACCGTGGCGGAGCTCGCGGAACGGTACGCGAGCGGTGAAGTGCATATCACGGTGCGACAAGGTCTGGAGATCCCCGAGGTACCGCCGTCGAAGTTAGATGATCTCCTGCGTAAGCTCAGGGAGCTCGGCTTGGAGCCCGGATCGACGGGTCCTCGCGTTCGTCAGGTGACCTGCTGTCCGGGCACCAGGACGTGTGCCAACGCACTCACGGACCCCGTACCATTGGCTCGGAAGTTGCACGAAGAGTTCTTGGACGTGTGGGTGCCGGCCAAAGTCAAGATCGCCGTCTCGGGTTGCCCTCGGGGCTGCACGCGGCCGAGTGAGAATGACCTGGGCCTGGTAGCAGTAGGTGGGGATGAATGGGAACTCCTGGTCGGGGGTTATAGAGTCGCTAGACTACCGGAACAGGACGTCATCGATGCCGTCGAGTTGACGCTCGAATGGTACGCCTCGGAAGCCCCACCAGGGACGAGGTTGCACCGGTTCGTTACGGATCGTGTTTCGGAACTTCGCGACGTGCTCGAGAGATTATGA